TGAGAGACGCCGTATACTTGAAGAAAATCTCCAGAGCATGGTAGCTCAGATTATTCAACATACCACCGAACCACTCCTCAATCTCCCTGATACCTACACCGAGTCCCAACTCAAAAGCCTCGACGATCTCCTTGAACTTGCCCGGGACCTCAAAAAAGCTGACAAAGAGCTTGTCGTTACCAAAAACTCTTATGCCAAACACTACGAGGAGCTTGAAAAGGTTCAGCAAGAACTTAACATGGAAGTAGACGAAAAGATCACCTACACGGTGGATAAACACACCGCCGAAAACGAACTGAATACCATCCGTCAGATGATCAAGATGACAGTGGGAAGACAGGGGAATCATTTTCCTGCCCTCTCCAGCACGATGATGCCAAGAGAAACTCGGGATTTTAATTTTAAGCTCAAGACGCTCGAAAGACTTCGTCAGGTAGAAGAGCTTGATTATACTCTTTTTCAGCGTACCTTTCGTCAGCATACCAACCGTGTCCCACCGTACGTGATCCTTGTGCCGGGTTATGGAACCTATGGGATGTGCTGGGAACCCTATGATCGTTATAACAAAGCAACGAGTAAAGGACGCGTCGCTATCCCTATCTTCAGTAAAAACCCCATGTTTTCGATCGTTATGGCTATGGGAGATTTTCGCTGGCAGGTCGCCAAAGAGTTTGCCGGTTATCACTGGATGGATGAAGGACTCTCGGGGAAATACTACGAATATATCTCTTCTAACAAGATCAAAGGGGATATCAAGCTCAATTTCATCAATGATTATATCCTCTGGATGACCAAAGAAAGCGAGGGTATTCAGAAACTCGCAGACAATGATGTGCGGTTTATTTTCTGGCGATATGTTCCATTCCCCGACAAGCTCAAAGAGGACCTCAGCAAAAGAGGTTACTATTATGACAAACTCTACAAAAACGAGCTCAGTTATCGGATGTCTCAGGGCAAGTAAATGTACCTTGGTGACCTTCGTTCATGTTCTTTAGAAAGTCTCGATTTTATCACGAACCGACAAAAAAGAATTCTTCAAAAATTTGGCTTTGAAAGTGTTTATGATCTGATAACCTATTTCCCATTCCGTTACGAGGATCGCAAGGAAATTGCTTCTATTGAAAAAAGCCTCTTATGGCAAAAACCAGTGACAACAATTGTACGTGTAATAGAACACGATCATATTTACTTTCAAAATAAACGACACCCCAAGATCATCATCCAGGATGATACGATGCGGGCTGCTCTTGTAGGATTTCATAGACCGTATCTGAGTAAAAATCTTCGTATTGGGGAAAAGTACTGGATTTATGCTCAGTTTACCATGAAGTACAATGAAATCCAGACATCAAGTTTTGAATTCGAGCCTTATCAGGAGAATGTTCAACCCAAGAATTTTGGCAGGATTTTCCCCATTTACCGATTGCCTGGAGAACTTTCTCTCAAAGAGTTTCACACGATTCTTAAGAAACTGCTTGACAGTTATCTTCCCCAGATGGAGGATGAGATCCCCGTCTATGCTGTTACAGGACATAAACTTCTCACAAAAGAAGAGGCGTACAGGGAGATACACTTTCCGACTGATCAGAAGCTTTTATATCGTGCTCGTCTCCGTATTGCTTATGAAGAGATCTTTGGGATACAGATTGCTATCCAGCTAAAACGAAGGGCTGTCTCCTCGTATACCAAGCCAGCCCGCTATCAAAAGAGAGAGAAAACAGATGCTCTCATAGGTGAACTTCCCTTTGCTCTGACAAATGACCAAAAAAAAGCCATGGAAGAGATTTTTCACGATCTCTGTTCTCCCCATCCGATGCACCGTCTCTTACAGGGAGATGTAGGAGCAGGAAAAACTGTGGTGGCTTTTTTTGCGATGCTTCTGGCAGCCGAAAATCATCATCAGGCCGCACTTTTAGCACCTACAGAATCCCTGGCGTTTCAGCACTATGAAAATCTTGTTCGGATGGTCAAAGACAGGGTAGATGTTGCCCTTCTTACCTCGAGTACCACGCTCGCCGAACGGAAAAATATCCTTGCTCGTCTGAAGAGTGGAGATATTGCGCTCATTGTGGGCACACATGCCCTTTTGCAACCCGATGTGGTTTTTTCTGATTTAACAACGGTGGTTTTTGATGAACAGCACAAATTTGGAGTGGAACAACGTATTGCACTGGCAAAAAAAGGCAATCATCCAGACATGCTTGTCATGACCGCTACCCCTATCCCTCGTACCATTGCTCTCACCCTCTATGGTGACCTTGATATCTCCATCATCAGACAAAAACCCAGCGACCGTCTTCCTGTTCGTACACACTGGATCCGCCCTTCCGAATACCACCAGATGCGTGAATTTATAAGAAAACAACTCGAACAGGGAAGACAGGCTTTCTTTGTGTATCCCGTCATTGAGGCTTCGGAAAAACTCGAATTAAAAAGTCTTGAACACTACTATCATCAAATCAGGGAGTGGTTCAAACCCTTTTCAGCTGTTCTCCTTCATGGAAAAATGTCCACAGAAGACAAGATGGTCTCTCTTGAGAGCTTTCGCTCGGGGCGAGCCCCTATCCTTGTCTCAACCCTTGTGATAGAAGTGGGTATTGATGTCCCCAACGCCACAGTGATGGTCATTGAATCGGCAGAGAGATTCGGACTCTCACAACTTCACCAGCTCCGTGGCCGCGTGGGAAGAGGACGACACCAAAGTTTTTGTTTTCTGGTTACTGAAGAGGATATTACCCCCGAGGGGAAGGAAAGAATGGAAATCATGTGCCGTACGGAAGATGGTTTTGAAATTGCAGAGGCAGACTTCAAACAACGAGGACCTGGAGAAATTCTCGGGGTACGACAATCAGGTCTTCCCGAACTCAAGGTGGCCAATCTGTACGATCACCGTTTCCTTGCAATGTGTACTGAGGACGCTAGACGGATTATCAGTTACGACCCACAACTTACCCTTCCTAAACACCAGGGCATTGTACAAGGAATTTTGAGGTTTTTACCGCTCGATTACCTTCGTTCTGGCTGACACTGACACCACGTTTCGTAAGCCTTTTTCTCCATCTCTTGAAAACGTTTGTTTCGATTCTCAAGTTCTGTAAAATCTATCCCCTCTGCAAGAAACTCTGGACCATCCACACAAACATGGTAAATTTTTCCATGAATAGAAACCCTACACGAGCCACACATTCCTGTCCCATCAACCATGATTGAAGTCAGACTCACATAGGTTGGAAGATTATACTTTGCGGCTATTTTTGTTACGGCTTCCATCATCCTGTTCGGACCAATGGCTTTGACAAAAGCGACCTCAGAAGCATGCTCCTGTAAATAGGTCTCCAGGGCATCCGTCACAAACCCCTTGACACCACAGGAACCATCATTGGTCGCTATCAACACACGATCAGAATGACGTTCAAACTCATCGCGAAAAAGGAGAAGATCCTCGGTTCTGGCCCCAATAACAGAAACAACAAGAGTGCCAACGGCTCGAAAAGCATACATTTCCGGTAAAATAATGGCTGCTCCCAGCCCTCCCGATACCAGGACAACGGTTTTATCGAGTTTTTCAATATGAGAAGGTTTGCCAAGAGGTCCCAAAACTGCATGGAGTTTCTGACCTGGCTGCAAGGTGGACAAAAGTACCGTCGTTTTCCCCACTACCTGATACACCAGAGTAATAATATTTGTTTTGGGGTCCGCCCGATTGATGGTAAGAGGAATCCTCTCTCCCGTTTCCAAAGGAATAACTATCACAAATTGACCTGTTTTTGCATGAGAAGCAATCCTCGGTTCATAAAAAGAAAGCCGAAAGACACCTGGTGCCACAGACTCATGGGAAACAATCTCATCAATCACCATACGTTATTGCTCCAGTTTATTCTGGAAGATAGAGCGCATCAATATCGTTGAATCACTTTTCCCTCCTTGAGACCATGAGACACGCAAAGCAACAAGAATATCATCTCGTACAAACTTGTCTGAAGCGAGATCTAAAGAAAAACTCAACAAAGCTTCTGAGGTCTCTCCTGGAGCCAGCGTATTCCAATCCAAGCGAGGTGTTCCATTGAGACGAACCATTCTGGTAGGGATATATTCCACAGAAAGCTTCTCCAGAGGAAGAAGAGAACGATTTTGAAGCCGAAGACGAACGAGAAAAGTATTGGCGTTCGTGTCTACGGATCTTGGAGTTACCACATCAATATCCAAAGGAAATGAGGTAAAGATCTCACGAATTCTACGAAAACTTTCCCCTGCCCCCATAAGCCATTCGATCGGATTATACGGTCCCCGGTTTCCGTACATTGCCTTGTAGAAATTTACCGCCAAACCCAGAGAAGGTTCGGATGAAACCGTATTTTTCACCACGTGTTCATTCATGGCAACAAAACCATCTATAGGGAGAGTTCTTTCACTGGAAAGATAAAAATTCTGATATTGCACCTGATTGACCCAAACAATACGGGAAAGATAGAGTCGAATAGCGCTATGTTCCAAAAGTTGTTTCCCTCTATCTAAAAACTCTCTGTAAGACATCTTGAGCTGAACAACAAAAAAGTCAAACCCCGCCTGAGCTAAAACCTCAAGCATGTCTGGTCTCGCCTCAAGTTCCTCCCAGTTAAGCACATAGAATAAAGGTTTACGAATAGGCCCCAGAATATCACGAAGCCTACTAACAAGGTAGTAGCGCTTCCATTGGGTAAAAACCTGGTAGTTTTGCTGGTTCTCAATATAATTCCGCGCGAAAGCAAATTTTTGTTCCCACGTCCTGTTTGTCCAGTCATCGGGGAGCCTTGAAACCATAGTCTCCACAAAAGGAATCGCAAGCTCCATCGCATAGTTATCCGGCAAGAGAAAATCCGAGAGTCCGACATACGAAACACTCTCCTGTTGACTCAAGGAGTTCAAGAGAGCAGCCAAAGAACGATAACGAGATTCTACTTGAAACGATATGGTACTCACATCCCGTACCCACTGGTTGTCTTTTTGATACCAGGAAGACTCATAACCTGTACCACTAATCAAATTCCCATCTCCGCGAAATGCTTTCACCCAGATGCCGCAACTCCTTCCCTGTCCCGATGCCCATCGACTGATCGTCAGAGATTCCTGAAGTTTCTGATTGTTCCAGGGGTCCTGGAGAGAATATTCCTCCATAAAACGTGTCACTCCCCCCATCACAAACACCCCATCAACGTTAAGAAGCGACATCCATTGGGGAAGGGTGTTCCAGTCCCGCTCCTCATTATCAACACTCAAAAGACTCCGCCTTGAAAGACTCTCCATCTCCTCTATAAAAAAGAAGGTCATGCCCTGGCGTATATTCCGAAGGCTTGGCCTTTGTCTCAGAAACACCTCTCGTTCTACGACAATAGGCTCTGCAGGATCCTGAAACTGAGCACTCGCCACGAAGCGCACCGTATCCGGATTTTCTTCAAGGGAAGGATACCACAGACCTCGCCAATCCCCTGTCTCCTGGTCATACTGGAGCCAGAGTTCATCATATCCCCGAATATCACGGAGGATCCTCCCTGTTCCATCCTTTACCTGAACTCGAATGAAAACATTAGAAACAACTGTGAGTTTTTTTCTGTCCCTCACAATGACTGAAAAAGGTATAGGTTCATAACGTAAAAAACTTCCCTTGTTAAATTGAAGAGTGATTTCATACTTCTGTGAAGTCGCAAAAGAAAAAGGCTCACTCGTTGAAATAGCCGTAGAGAAATACTTCTGAAAAAAAACCTGCCAGAAGGAGTAAAAAACATTTCCTACACTCAGGACAAGAATCATAACAACAAGGAAAATCCAGGAAAGAGTAAGAAAAAACCGTTTCATTGTATACTCCCCATTTATTCTTTGATTTTAGAATAGAGGTCATGAAGAGGAAGAAAAGAAACGAGACTCAGGAGAATCACCCACCCTGCCCCGAAAAGCCACATCCACCGAACATAGGGAGCGAATACTCGATACATAATCAGCACAAACCCCATCCCCATAAAGAAAACCACAAATTCGGTAAAAAGGATCAAGAGATACACAAGAAGTGCCTTTTTCATGCTTTCCTCCTTCACATGAGAGTAATATTATAAAGCTAAAAGGGAGAAAAATCCAAAAATGCGAATTGCTTCATAATAAAAGTACTCGAAAAGGGAACGCTATTGCAAAATAAAAAAGTACTCCAAATCTGTGTATAAAATAATCCAGTTCATGGCTCGACAAGCTCGCCAACCGTGGCTCGACAGGCTCGCCAACCGGAATTGGGGTGGCGATGTTTGAAAGGAGACCTATTTACAGGGAAACGGCGAAATGATATGCTGAGCTTGTCGAAGCAGAGTATCAAAAAGCCAGCAAAAAGGAGAAAAAGGAGATACTGGATTATTTTGTGAGGATAACAGGCCTAAAAAATCGAAACTATGCCGCCAGGCTCTTGAGGCAGCACGGAAAAACCATCTATGTAGGCAAGAAAAATTACCTTAAAGCCGACATAGCCAAGAAGGGCAAAAGACCTGGCAGAAAGAAAAAATTCGGCGAAGAGGAACTAAAACTTCTAAAAAAGGTCTGGGAAATTGAAAACTACATGTGTGGCAAACGCTTAAAGCCGATTCTCAATGAAGTTTTAGATAATCTCTTAGCAAACGGGCATCTCCACGGTTCTCCACAGGCTATAGAAAACTTGCGCCATATAAGTGCCTCAAGTATTGACCGACTTTTGAAACATGAGCGTAAAAAGCTTGAGATAAAAGGACGAAAAGGTACAAAGCCTGGAACGTTGTTAAAGCAACAAATAGCTATACGCACGTGGGCAGAGTGGGATGAAAATTGCCCTGGTTTTATGGAGATTGATCTGGTTGCCCATGAGGGGAGAAATAGCCCAGGGGAGATTTTGCTCAAACATTAAAAGGTGGATGTTTGGAGCGGTTGGACAGAGCTTGTGGCAATCAAAACAAGGCTTCAAAATGGGTAAGAGAAGCCATATAGAAAAGTCAAAGGAAGACTTCCTTTTGATTTACGGGGAATTGATTCTGATACGGTGCTGAATTTATTAATCATCCTCTGCGTGATTGGTGTGAGAAGCACCAGATAAAATTTACAAGGGGTAGCTCCCGTTCCAATGATAACTGCTACGTTGAGCAGAAAAACTATTCCATAGTCCGCCAGAATGTTGGATACTTCCGCTACGATACCGAGGAAGAAGTCTACTACTTGAACCGACTCTATGCGTATCTCAGGCTTTATGCCAACTTTTTTCAACCGGTTATGAAAATGACAGAGAAAAAGAGAATCGGAAGCAAGGTGCAAAAGAAGCATGATGATATTAAAACTCCCTACCAGCGGCTTTTAGAAAGCTCTTATGTAAGTGAGGCACAAAAGGAACGCCTAACAAGGCTTTATAAGGCTCTCGATTTGTTTCACCTAAGACAAAAAATTACGGCTTGCCAGAGAAAACTTTTCAGCCTTCAAAAGAAAAAGAATGTAAAAAACAAAAATTTGGAGGAAACTGTATGGAATTTTTGAGTACTTTTTTTTATGAGGCAATGATTCGAATTTCGAGTACTTTTTTATTTGACGCAACGGGAAATGTCCCTCAAGTGTCACAACAATACATCAAGAACCAACAAAAAGTCCCCTTTTGTACCAAAGAAGTAAATGGAAAACAAAAATCCGTCAAATAAAACCATCTAAAAAACGTAGCTTTTAAACATGCTATTATCACAAGCGAAGAGTGGTTTTTGGGCGGCAACCAGGACTACAAAAAGGTAACAGCATCTCACGTTTTTCAGGAAAACTTCCTATTACTTTATCGCAAAGCGAGTCCAAAGGCCAAAAAACTATAAAAAACTGTCCCTTTGAGAATTTCAGGTTAAACGTTTAACCAATGCTTTTTTCAATCTGATGCAAAAATGAAAAGAAATAGCAAGAATCGCTTATCGCCCGTCTCACCCTGCAAAAGACGTAACCATACGCAACCCCAAGATTGTTATTCCCTTGACAAGCGCTTGTTTCTCGTATAAGAGACAAAAATTTTGACCTTAGAAAAACTTTCATCAAGCGTTCAGCCTATCTTTTCAAGAAGGATAACAAAAGCACGCAATCAAGGCATATCAAGACATGCCTCCACCATGGAAAACTTGCTATTTTCCCCTCTTTGTGCTATGATGAGAAAAAGGAGAAAATATGGTTTATAAAATCGCCATTGTTGAAGACGAGGCGATTGTCGCTCATAGCATTGAACAAAAACTTCTCAAGCTTGGATACGAAGTAAGTGGCGTCTTTCATAAGGCAGAGGATCTTTTTGTCTTTCTTGAACAAAAATCTGTCGATCTTATTCTCATGGACATTCTCCTCCAGAATGGCATCAGTGGAATTGAGGCAGCAGAGCAGATTCTCCATCGTTACCACATTCCTGTTATCTATCTCACCGCTTTTTCAGACGATGCTACACTCCAAAAGGCCGCCCGTACTGAACCCTACGGTTATCTTATAAAACCCTTTAACGACAGGGAACTCAAAGCCACGGTAGAAATGGCTCTCTACAAAGCTGGGGCAACCAAAGAACTTGTTTACCGGGAGGCACGATGGAAAGCCGTATTTGTCCATATGCGCGAGGGAATGGTGGTAACAGACAACAGGGGGCAAATCATCTCTGTCAACCCTGCTATGGAATCCCTCGTGAATCTTCCAGCCGCTGCAATGGAAAACAAGAGCCTTGATGAGCTTTTTATTTTTTCTCCAACAGGAACAGGCGAACGCACATTTTACCTCCAGGTCAAATCGGAAAACATCCGTATTCCTGTCCACTGGATCTCCTCACTCATATCAGATGATTTGGGACAAACATTAGGAAGCGTACACATCTTTCATGACATACGAGATCAGTTTGCCTATGAGAATGCTCTCATAGAAAGTGAGGAACGCTATCGTCGTCTCGTGGAGTATCAAACAGACTGGATCGTTCGATTAGACGAAAGTGGTTCCATACGGTATGCCAACCATGCCATGGCGGATGCTCTGGGATGGGAAAAAGAACAGATCATCAATCAAAATTTTTTTGATATTGTACCCAGTATGGACAGAGAAAACTGGAGAAAACTTTTTGACTCCCTTACAGAACCCTCAGAAGTAAAAAGTGTTCTCCTCGATTATGAAAAAAACGGAAGACGCTACGTTATTGAATGGTGTTTCCGATGCGTTCATCCAACAAATAGAACAAAAACCTGTAAAGAATATCAGGGAGTGGGAAGAGATATCACCCTTCTCCGGGAAACCGAGGAAGCTCTCAGAGAAGAGGATGAGTTTCTCAAACGGATTCTCACGACGATCGATGAAGCGGTTGTCATCACTGATGAA
This sequence is a window from Thermospira aquatica. Protein-coding genes within it:
- the recG gene encoding ATP-dependent DNA helicase RecG, whose product is MYLGDLRSCSLESLDFITNRQKRILQKFGFESVYDLITYFPFRYEDRKEIASIEKSLLWQKPVTTIVRVIEHDHIYFQNKRHPKIIIQDDTMRAALVGFHRPYLSKNLRIGEKYWIYAQFTMKYNEIQTSSFEFEPYQENVQPKNFGRIFPIYRLPGELSLKEFHTILKKLLDSYLPQMEDEIPVYAVTGHKLLTKEEAYREIHFPTDQKLLYRARLRIAYEEIFGIQIAIQLKRRAVSSYTKPARYQKREKTDALIGELPFALTNDQKKAMEEIFHDLCSPHPMHRLLQGDVGAGKTVVAFFAMLLAAENHHQAALLAPTESLAFQHYENLVRMVKDRVDVALLTSSTTLAERKNILARLKSGDIALIVGTHALLQPDVVFSDLTTVVFDEQHKFGVEQRIALAKKGNHPDMLVMTATPIPRTIALTLYGDLDISIIRQKPSDRLPVRTHWIRPSEYHQMREFIRKQLEQGRQAFFVYPVIEASEKLELKSLEHYYHQIREWFKPFSAVLLHGKMSTEDKMVSLESFRSGRAPILVSTLVIEVGIDVPNATVMVIESAERFGLSQLHQLRGRVGRGRHQSFCFLVTEEDITPEGKERMEIMCRTEDGFEIAEADFKQRGPGEILGVRQSGLPELKVANLYDHRFLAMCTEDARRIISYDPQLTLPKHQGIVQGILRFLPLDYLRSG
- a CDS encoding sulfide/dihydroorotate dehydrogenase-like FAD/NAD-binding protein, with translation MVIDEIVSHESVAPGVFRLSFYEPRIASHAKTGQFVIVIPLETGERIPLTINRADPKTNIITLVYQVVGKTTVLLSTLQPGQKLHAVLGPLGKPSHIEKLDKTVVLVSGGLGAAIILPEMYAFRAVGTLVVSVIGARTEDLLLFRDEFERHSDRVLIATNDGSCGVKGFVTDALETYLQEHASEVAFVKAIGPNRMMEAVTKIAAKYNLPTYVSLTSIMVDGTGMCGSCRVSIHGKIYHVCVDGPEFLAEGIDFTELENRNKRFQEMEKKAYETWCQCQPERR